ATGAGGGTACGGGCGCAGCTCGGTGCAGCCGAACATCGCGAGGGCTTCGCCGCCGTACCCTCACCCCAACCCCTCTCCCGGGGGGAGAGGGGCTGAAGCCTGACACTGTGCGGCGCCGCTGCCTTCCCTTCTCCCTTCGGGACCATGGCCCCCTTTTTGGGGGAAGGTGCCCCGAAGGGGCGGATGAGGGTACGGGCGAAGCTCGGTGCGGCCGAACATCGCGAGGGCTTCGCCGCCGTACCCTCACCCCAACCCCTCTCCCGGGGGGAGAGGGGCTTTAACGCGTGCGGTCAGTCGCCGCGGCCGACCACCAGGCGCACTTCGACGCGGCGGTTCGGCAGCAGGCATTCCAGCAGCGCCGCGCGCGGCTTGACGCCGGCGCACTGCTGCACCTGCTGGCTGTCGCCGCGGTACTCGTAGCGGATGCGGTCTGCGGGAATGCCGCGGCCGATCAGCAGCTCGCGCACGGTGCGCGCACGGCGCTCGGACAGGCCCTGGTTGTAGTCGTGGCCGCGGCCGTCCATGCGGTCGGCATGGCCGACCAGCTCCACCTTCTGCAGGGTCAGCTTCTCTTCGGCGATGCGCGCCAAGGCGCGGTCCAGGCTTTCCAGCGAATGGGTGCGGATGTCCTTGTAGCCGTCGCGGTCGAACTCGAACAGCACGTTGGCCACCAGCGGGATCGGCGCGTCGACCGGCGTGTCCGGCCGCTCCGGTCCGCCGCACTGCCGCGCCAGCGCCTCGGCATCGTTGACCATGTCCTCGGCGATCTGGATGTAGGGCTTGGCATGGCGCCATTGCTGCTGGTTGAACTCGTTGCCGGCGTGCACCAGCTCGACTTCGCCGCAGGCCGCCGCCTGCTGCGCGCAGCTGAAGCCGGCGGTGCCGTGCAGCGCGCGCAGGCGCTGCCACAGGTCGTCGCGCAGGTACTTGGCGTCGTTGACCAGCGGGGTTTCGGTGGGGATCGTGGTGGCGCCCTGCTCCATCAGCTGCACCAGCTTCTCCGATTCGCTGAGCGCGCCCTGCGGGAACGCGCTGCGGTCGTTGCGGGTGTACTCGTGGAAGGACACGTCGAGCCAGCACTGCGCCTTGGACAAGGCGTAGTCGCGCACCGGGCGGCCGCCATCGTTGAGCGCCTGGATACGGTCCTGGACGGACTGGTAGCCGTGCAGATCGGCGGCGATGGCCTCGTCGCTGATGCGTTGCTGCTGCGGCAGCAACTGGGTCTGCGCGTTGCCGGCAGCACAGGCGCCGAGCAGCAAGGCGGCGGCGACGGTGCGGGACAGGACGAAGCGGGAGTGGGTCGTGGTCATCATGGATTCCTCAGCGCGCCGGGTCGCGGTAACGGACCGGATCCCGGCGGAACAGGTCTTCGTCGAATTTGAAGCGCAGGCGCAGGAACGCGCCCTGCTGCGTGTACTCGTAGCCGGACAGGTCGCGGTCGGCCTCGTAGCCGGACCAGTTGTAGCCGGCCGACAGCCACAGGTTCTGGCGCAGCAGCCGTCCCACTTCCAGGCCGTAGGCGTACTGGTTGGAACCCAGCTGGCCGCGGAAGGTGGAGCCGAGCACGCCGATGTCCCAGTTCTCGGTGATGTCGTAAACGACGCGTGCGGACACCAGCACCGCATGGAAGCGGCTGTCCACGCGGCCGCCGTCGGCATACGCGAAGCGGTCCTGCTGCCACTTGCCGGCCACGCGCCCGGTCAGCCACCACGGCCGCGACGGATGCCAGTCGGCATGGGTGGAGACGATGTGCGCGCGGCTGCTGATGTCCTGGCTGCTGCCGTCCACCGCCTGCCCGTCGAGCAGGGTCAGCCCGCTCTCGTCGCGCTCCAGCTTGTACTCGTAGCGGGCCAGCGCGTTGATCCGGTTGGTGTCGGTATCGCGGTAGGCCACGCCCAGCTGGAAGCGGTTCTGCAGCACGTCGCCGCGCGCGGCGTAGTTGGTCTGCAGCAGGTAGTTGCGGCCGAGCAGGGTCCAGTCGCGGCTGAGCTTGCGCGCCAGCATGAACTGCACCAGCGTGGTGTCGAAGGCCTCGTCGGTCTCGGTCTCGGCGACGTCGCCGCTGATGCGGTGTTCCACCCGCACCGAGCCGCGCCATAGCGGGTTGGCGCTGTAGTCCAGCGCCAGCGCCAGGCCGGTGGCATCGCCGGTGTTGCCGTCGTAGATCTTCACGTGCTCGGCGGAGCTGCTCAGGCGCAGGCCTTCGCGCACGTCCCAGGTGTTGCGGATGCCGGAGGCGGCCTGCACGTCGCGGCCGCTGATCGCATCGCGCATGCGGTACTCGGAGAACGCCTGGGTGTCGCGCACGTAGCTGCTGTCGATACCGAACACCAGCGCATCGGCCTCGCGGTCGACGGTGGTGATGCCGTAGGCGCTGGTCAGGCCGGTCTGCTTCTCGTAGCGGCCGTACAGGCGGCTGCGTTCCAGCACCTGGTAGTCGACGCCGGCGGCGACGCGGTTGCGGTCCTCGCCGGACACGCTCTGCTCGTACTCGGCGCCCAGCGACAGCTTCGCGCCGATGCGGTAGCCGGCGCCGATGCGGGCGCTGTCCGATTCCAGCCGGGTGCCGATCGGCAGGTCGCTGGCGGTGCCGGTGACGGCGCTGCTGGAACCGATCACCGGCAGGCCGGTCAGCGGATCCAGCGGCTGCTGGCCGTAGCCGAGCGCGCCGCCGCCGGAGCCGGTGGCGAAGCCGCCGGTGAGGCCGCCGCTGTTGCCGTAGCCGGTGTCGGTGGACCACGGCGAGTACGCGCCGACCGTCTCGCGGATCGAGCGCAGGCCGAAGTCCAGGGTCAGCTTCTCGGTGGCGCCCACGCGCACGCCAGCGCCGCCGGCGTCGCGCTTGCCGCCGTCCGGATTGCGGTCCTCGCTGCGCAGGCCTTCGACATACAGGTCCACGCGCTCGGTCAGGTGGTACTCGACCTTGGCGTTGTACTCGCCGCGCCCGCCAAACAGCGGCGAGGCCGGGTTGTTGAACGCCGGATCGGTGCGCGCGGCGAACAGGTTGGCGTCGAGCTTGGTGCCGTCGTGGCCGAACTCCACGCGCCAGGCGTCGCCTTCGACGCGGCCGCTGAGATCCTGCAGGCCCGGGGTGGCGATCTGGTTGATCGAGTTGGTGTTGATCTCGCTCTGGGTGCGCGCGAACTCCGCCACCAGCGCGGTGTTGGGCCCGAAGCGGTAACCGGCGTTGACGCTGCCCATGCGGAATTCGGCGAACGGGTTGCGGTCGTCCACCACCGCCGCGCCGACTTCCAGCGCATCGGTCAGCCGCAGCTGGCCGTCGGCGCCGTACACCCAGAAGCGCTCGGTGCCCTGGTCCAGTTCGTAGGTGATGCGCAGCGAGACCGGATTGAGGTTGCTGTCGTACGCGGACAGGAACTGGTTGAGCAGGATGCGCCCGGAGAACGGCTCGAAGCTGTAGTCCACCAACCGCGACAGCGGCTGCACCGAGACGATCCGCGAGGGCTGGTTGCGGTCGCGCACGACCACTTCCACCCGCTCGCTGCCTTCCAGCACGGCGTTGTTGCGCAGCGCGTACGGGCCGCTGCCCTGGCTGGCGAACTCCTCGATCACCTGGCGCAGCGAGTCCTGGATGGCGAACACGTTGGTGCGCACGCGCTCGTTCTCGTAGTGCCAGCCCAGGCCGGTAGCGGTGCGGTTGTAGGTGCCCAGGCTGCGCTGCGGCATGCTGCTGCGCGCGCCGATGCCGGTCGCGGTGGCCAGCGTGTCGCCGGTCTGGAAATCGCCGTACAGCAGGTAGCTGCGGCGGTTGTCCACCCGCACGTACAGGCGCTCGGCCGAGCGCGCATCGAAGCCACGCAGCGAGGAGTCGCCGTACACCGGGTAGTACTCTTCCGGCTGGATGTCGCGCAGCAGGCGCCCGCGCACTTGCTTGTCCGAATCGTAGGCGGCGGTGAGCAGGTACTCGCCCTTGATCCGGCCCTTGACGAAGAACGCGGTGCGCGCCGAGGCGTTGGCCTTGCCGTTGTTGAACTGCTTCTCCCAGCGGCGGATGTCGCGCTCGAACACGTCGTCGTGGTCGACCGGGGCGATCAGCCCGCTGTTGTCGCGGCGGCGGAAATTGACCACGCCTTCGATCAGGCCGGTGGCGATCATCTCGCGCATTTCCGGCACGAAGCCGATGGTGCCCTCGGCGCTGTGGGCGCCGGCGGTGACCCGCAGCACCACGTCCTGCGGTTGGTCCGGCGCCAGCAGGTCGAACTCGGCCACGCCGTCGCGCACCGGCAACTGCACGCCCGGCGTGACCTTGTCGGAGTCGGCCGCGCCCGGCCCCAGCTCGTCGGTGCGCGAGCCCGGCAGCAGGATGCGCCCGCCGGTGTGCTCGATGGTGGCGAAGTGCTCGCCCTGCAACGGCTTGCCGGCGTCGTCGAGCAGACGCACGGTCACGTGCACCGGGGTCTGGCCGTCGGCCGGCGCGCCATCGCGGTCGACCTCGACCTGCACCTGGTCCATGCCCTGCGCGGCGCGCGCGTCGAGCGAACCCGAACGCGGCGGCGCCAGGGTCTGCGCGGCGGCGTCAGCGCTGCCCGGCGTGCGCGGGTACAGCGTGCCGGCCTCGCCCAGCACCGGGGTGAAGCGGCTGCTGCCGACGGTCTGCTGGGCCATGGCCGGCAGCGTCGCCAGCGCGCAGGCCAGCAGGGTCAGCCGCGGCAGGCGGCGCGTCGTGACGGGCCGGCTCATGGCTGCACCTCCGCAGGAACGGTGACATCGGGCGGTGGCGTACCGCGTGGCTTGACGATCGGCGACTGCGCCGCCGAGTCGGTGGCCTGCTGCGGGGCGCGCGTGGGCTTGCTGCTGAAGCGCAGCGGCGCATTGCCGGTTTCGGTCTCCGGCGCGCGCACCTCGCCCTGCGTACGCCGCGCCTTGACCTGCTCCAGCACCGGGTTGGAACAGCTGCCTTCGATGAAGTCGGCGCGATGCAGCTCGCCGTTCTTGAGGTCGATGAACAGGCTGTCGGCGTCGCCCAGGTTGCGGTTGCTGCTGGTGGTCAGGCGCGCACCCTGCGGCAGCGTGCTGGCGTCGACCTTCAGCGTGTGGCTCTGCGGCGGCAGGCCGCAGTAGCTGTACTTGCCTTCCGAATCGCTGATCACCCAGGTGCCGTCCTCGAAGTACAGGCGCACGCCGGGAATGCCGATCTCCTCGCGGTCCTGCACATGGTTGACGTTGCAATCCACGAATACCTTGCCGAGCACACAGCCCTCCTCGGTGAACACGCCGCCGGTGACGCGCACGCGGTACTGCGCCTGGTTGGACGGCAGCGCGCCGGAACGCGGCTGCAGCGAGACCGGGTCGAGACAGCCGCCGGCGATCGAGCAGCCGTGCGCCTGGGCGCGGTTGATGCCGTCGCCCTGCTGCGCGCCGACGCCGATGCGCACGCGGTAGGTCAGCGCGATCTGCTGGCCGACCTGGATCGGGCCGGCGCTGAAGCCCAGCGTCGGACCGGGCTTGCCCAGCGGTTCGGGCACGGCCACACCGTTGGCACGCGCGGTGCCGTCGATGTAGGTGAAGCCGCGCGGCAGGCGGTCGACCACGTTGACCATCTGCAGCGGGCTGCCGGCGGTCTGGCGGATGGTGATGGTGTATTGCACGGTGTCGCCCACTTCGGCGGTCTGGCGATCGCCGGTCTTGGTGATGGCCAGGCCGGTGGCTACCGCGGTATCGAGCGGAATGTGGTTGTGCACGATGCCGGCGGTGGCCGACCCGGCGAACAGCCGCAGGTAGTATTGGGTCGCGGTGCCGACCGGACCGGTCGGCGCCAGCGCGTTGGGCTGCACCTGGTAGTTGCTGCCCACCGCGCCGGGCGGCGACAGCGAGTTGCCTTCGGCCGGGATCAGCGTGGAGACGAACACGTAGCCGCCCGGCGGGGTCACCGTCAGCTGGAATTCGCAGCGCGCCGGCGCCGCCGGGCCGAACAGGAACTGGTAGTAGCCATCGTTGCCGACGGTCATCGACACCGCGTTACCTTCGATGCGGTAGCCGCCGGCCTGAGTGTTGAGCAGGCTGGTGGCCGGGTCGTAGCCGGCGCAGACGCCGACCGGGGCCAGGGTGACGATCGCACCGGGCACCGGATCGCGGGTGACCGCGTCGTAGACCACGCCCGACGGATCCACCGGCAGGCTCTGCTGCGGCAGGTTCTCGCCGGCCTTGAGCACCACTTCCAGCTGGCTGATGCCGCCGTCGCTGACCCGGCACGAGCTGGTGCTGCCGTTGCTGATCGCCGCGTCGGCGGCGCACGGGGCGGCGGCGCCGGAAGCGGTCTCGCCGCTGACCGGGAACGCCCAGATCACCCCGGAGCTCGGATCGCGGAAGCGGATGTGCCACTTCTGTCCGGGGATCACGTCGCCGAAGCGGTAGCTGCCGTCGGCGGCGCTGAGCGTGGTCTTGACCACCTGGCCACTGGTCGGATCGACCAGTTCGACGATCCAGTTCGGCAGGCGGCGATCGCCGCCGTCGAGCAGGGTGTCGTCGTTGCCGACGTCGAACCAGACCGTGCCCGTCACCGAGGCCGCCAGCTGCACCTGCGTCGGCAGGCGGCAGGCATTCTGGGTGATCGCCGGATCGCACACCGGCAACTGGGTGACGTCGCCGTCGAACGCGCCGCGCTCGGTCGGGGTCGGGCTGTGCGCGGCATCTTCGCCGCCGCCCTGCACCAGCACCGCGTTGTTGACCGGGTTGCCGGTCGCCGCCGCGGCGCCGACCGCGACCTGCACCTGGATGCGGTCGCTGGCGGTCTGCCCGGGCGCGATCAGCGTGCTGGCGTCGCAGCTGAAGCGATCGGCACCGACCGCGCCGGCGCAGGTCCAGCCGCTGCCGGTGGGCAGCGCCGCCAGGGTCACGCCCGGCGGCAGGCGGTCCTGCACCTGGTACACGCCGGCGGTCGGACGCGGACCGATGTTGCGCACGCTGATGGTGTAGGTGGCGGTGTTGTTGACGGTGAACTTGACCGGGTCGGCGATCTTGCTGACGACCAGGTCCGGGGTGTTGGCGATCTCGCCGAAGTTGTTGTCGATCGACTGCGCGCCCGGGGCCAGGACCACCGCGGAAATCGCAGACGGCACGGTCTCGCGCGGCGTCGCCACGCCGCGGGTGGCGCCGCCGACGGTGCCGGCGGTGGTGATGCCGTTGCGGGTGTCGGCCGGCTGGTCCGGTTCGGTCACCGTGTAGGTGCCCGGACGCAGGTTCTCGAAGCGGTAGCGGCCCTGCGCGTCGGTCTGCACGGTCAGCTGCACCGCCGCGCCGAGGTCGTCGGTGCCGGTCAGCACCACGCGCACGTTGCCGATGCCGGTCTCGTCGCTGCCGACCACGCCGTTGTCGTCGTTGTCGTAGTACACGCGGCCGGACAGCGAGGCCGCCTGCACTTCGCCGAAGTCGTAGTGCTGGCCCAGCTGGTTCGCGCCGAGCACGATGGTGGCGATCGCCGACGGCGTGGTGACCACGTCGGTGGCGGTACCGCCCTTGTCGCCGGGCACGGTCTTGCCGTTGAGGGTGCCGGTCGGCTGGGTCGGCTCGGTCACCGTGTAGGTGCCCGGCAGCAGGCCGATGAAGCTGTAGTTGCCGGTCGCGTCGGTCTTGGTGGTCAGATTGACCGCCTGGCCGTTCTGGTCGGTGCCGGTCAGCACCACGTCCACGTCGGCCAGGCCGGTCTCGGTCGGGTCGATCACGCCGTCATTGTCGTCGTCGCGCCACACCTGTCCCTGGATCGCGCTGCCGCTCGGGTTCTCGCCGAAGTTGAACTCGGTGCCGTCCAGGCCCGCGCCCAGCTGGATCTGCGAGATGCGGTCGGTGGTGGCCGCATCCGGACCGCCCGGGGCGGCCACCGCGGTGCCGGCCACGCAGCTGCCCGGCGTGCACGCCGCGCCGCCGATCTGGCCGGGATTGATCGCGCTGGGACGGTTGCTGTACTGCCCGGCCGGCAGCGGCTCGCGCACGCTGTAGGTCAGGGTCGGATCCAGATCGTCGAAGCGGTAGGCGCCGTTGCCGTCGGTGCTGGTGGTGGCCAGCACGGCGCCGGTGGTGGCGTCGAGCAGTTCCACGGTGGCGCCGGCGATCGCCGGGTCGCCGCCGTCGCGCACGTTGTTGAAGTTCAGGTCGGCGTAGACCCGGCCGGACAGGCTGGGGCGACGCACTTCCGGGAAGTCGTAGCGCACCGCCGCGTCGGTCGCGCCGACCGGAACGGTGGTGTAGCTGGAGTTGGGACTGCCGGCGGCATAGGTGCCGCCCAGCGACGGCGCGCTGGCGCCGGCGACCGGCGGATCCACCGGCCCGTTGCGGTAGCCGGTGGGCTGGGTCTGGGTCAGCGTGTAGCCGCCCGCGCCGGCCGCCGACAGGTTATCGAAGCTATAGCTGCCGTCGGCCGCGGTGGTGGTGCTGCGGTTGACCGTGTTGCCGTAGGCATCGGTGCCGGTCAGCACGATGGTCACGCCGGCGATGCCGGGTTCGCCGTTCTGGCGCACGCCGCCGTTGCCGCCCGCGCGGTCGCGGTCCTCGAACACGGTGCCGGCCAGCGACGCCCGGGTGACCAGGATCGGCACGGTGGACGTGTTGTTCGGCGGGACGCGATCGACCTGCTCGGTGGTGATGGTCGCGGTGTTGTTGATCGCCGACGCGCCCGGATAGGTATCCCAGCGCACCGGCACCACGATGCGCAGCTTGCCGCCGACGGTGACGTCGCCGAGGTTGCAGGTCAGCGTGGCCGAGGCCTGAGTGCAGCTGCCGGTGCCGTTGGGCACTTCGCCGCCGCCGCCGCCCGGGATCGGGCCCTTCTTCTGCCAGGTCACCTGGCCGACGACCACCAGCCCGGCGGGCAGCGTGTCGCTGACCACGGTGCCGGTGCCGTTGAGCGGGCTGGTGCCGCTGCGGTCGCGCGACAGGCTCGCGCCGGGACCGTTGTTGATGCCGTCGATGACGTAGAAGAACGGCTGGCGCAGGCCCACCGAGGTGGCGTTGGCCGGCAGCGCCGCATCCGGATCGGCATCGGGCGCGGTGGTGATCACGTGCTTGCTCACGCCCACATCGGCGGAGGCGCGGATCGTGGTTTCCTGGCTGGCGTCGTTGTTGGCGGTGTTGCTGTCGGCCTCGGCGGACGTGGCCTGGGCCAGGTTGCTGACCGTGTCGCCGGCCGCGCCCGGCGGGGTGTCGTAGCGGTAGCGCAGGTACAGCGTGCTGGTCTGGCCGGAGGCGACCACACCGGCGACGTTGTTGCTGAAGCCGATGCCGGGCATCAGGCAGTTCAGCACCTGCACCGCGCCCACGGTCGGGTTGCTGCCGGAGGTCACCGAACAGGCGGCCGGGTCGAAGGTGCCGGTGGGCGTGGCCGAGGCGCCGATGAAGGTGACGGTGCGGCCGGACGGCGGAGTGAAGCTGTCGGCCAAGCGCACGTCGGTGGCGACCGACGGGCCGTTGTTGCGGATCGTGATCCGGTAGGTGATCAGGTTCGCGGTGGGGTTGGTCTCGTCGTAGCCGAGCGGATCCACGCCGCCGGTGAAGCCGGTGTCCACCTTGTTGGTGATCAGGTCGACCTGGCCGGCCTCGAACGGCAGCTGCGCGCTCTTGCTGTCGTCGCTGGTGTCGGTGTTGAAGTCGTAGGTGTTGCCGTCGCCATCGGTGCCCGCGGTCGCATCGCCGGTGCCGTCGCCATCGATGTCCACCACGAAGTCGGCGATGTTGTCGAACTGGCGGCCGGTGTTGCCGCTGTTGACGTTGGGCCGGATCACCACCTGCAGGGTTTCGGTCTGCTCGTTGGTGAGCGAGGGCAGCGCCGGGCACTGCACGGTGACCTGCGCCGGCGCGCCGGTCGGGTTGGCGTAGGAGGTGCCGCCGGCGTCGACGGTGACCGTCACCCCGGCGCCAGCGGTGGCGGTACAGGCGCGGGTACCGGCACCGGTGCGCTGCGCGGACACCAGCACGAAGCCGGAATCGTTGGCCGGCAGGGTGAACACGTCGCGGAAGATCACCCCGGGTACCGTCGATGGGCCACGGTTGATGTAGGACATCACATAGGTGGTGTTGACGCCGGCGCGGCCGGGCGTGCCCGAGGAAATGGTCTTGGCGGTGGTGGCGACGTTGGCCACGCGCGCGATGCGGATCCAGTCCGAGGCCTGGTTGTTGTTGCCGTTGAGCTCGCCCACCGAACCGGCCACGGCCGCATCGATGCCGACCCCGGCGGTGTTGCAGAACGCGCCGCTGATGGCGGTGCCGCCGCAGGTGCCGGCGGCCTGGTTGAAGCTGTCGAACAGCGCGCGCTGGACCTGGATGACGATCTGCGCGGTGGCGCCGTTGGCCAGCGCGGTGGTGCCGGAGCGGCAGACCACCGAGGCGCCGTTGATGGCGCAGTTCCAGCCGGCCGGGGTGGTGGTCACGGTGATCTGGGTGCGGCCGTTGACGAAGCCGGGCACGGTGTCGTTGACCACCACGCCGGTGGTGCTGTCCGGGCCGTTGTTGGTCACGGTCAGGGTGTAGCTGAGCGTGTCCTGGTTGGCCGCCAGCACGTTGTCGGCGGCGCCGACGCCATTGGTCTGCTTGGCGATGGCCAGGTCGGCGCGCTCGTCGGTGGTGCGGGTGCCCGCGCCGGAGCAGTCGTTGTCGGTTTCCGGGTCGCGGTCGATGCCGTTGCCGGTCAGCGGTTCGATCGAGCCGCCGGAGCCGCCGGTACAGGCGTTGTTGAGCAGGTTGGCCGAGGAGCTGCGCGCACGCGTCAGCAGCTGCAGGGTCGGCGCCTGCGCGCCCACCGCCAACGGCAGCGAACCGGCGCCGAGGTCGCAGGTCACGTGCTGCACGCTGGAGCCGCTGTAGGCCTGGTCTACGGAACAGGTCCACGCGCCGCTGGCGAACGGCACGCCCGGCTGCGCCACGCTGCCGTCCGGCTGCAACAGCTCTTCGCCGGTGGCCAGCGTATCCACCGTCTGCACCTGGCCGGTGGCCGGGCGCGGACCCATGTTACGCACGACGATGGTGCTGGTCATGCGGCTGTCCAGATCGCTGCCGATACCGCTCCACACCGGCACCAGCGCCGGGGTCTTGGTCTTCTGCATCGACAGGTCGGCACCGTCGGCGAGCACGGTGAAGGTGGTGCTGCCGGTGTTGTCGGCGCTGTTCGCATCCGGGGTGTCGGAGCTGGCGGTGGCGCTGTTGGTGACGTCGCCGCTGCTGTTGGTGCCGGACGCCGGCACCGTGCTCTCGATGGTGAAATCGGCCACGGCGCCGACCGCCAGGCTGCCGTTCAACGCGCAGGTGCGGGTGGCGTTGCCATTGCTGTTGGTGCAGGTCCAGCCGGCCGGCACGGTGCCGCCGGTGGCCAGGAAGCCGGTGGGCAGGTTGTCCACGAAGCGCGGA
This sequence is a window from Xanthomonas sp. CFBP 8443. Protein-coding genes within it:
- a CDS encoding OmpA family protein codes for the protein MTTTHSRFVLSRTVAAALLLGACAAGNAQTQLLPQQQRISDEAIAADLHGYQSVQDRIQALNDGGRPVRDYALSKAQCWLDVSFHEYTRNDRSAFPQGALSESEKLVQLMEQGATTIPTETPLVNDAKYLRDDLWQRLRALHGTAGFSCAQQAAACGEVELVHAGNEFNQQQWRHAKPYIQIAEDMVNDAEALARQCGGPERPDTPVDAPIPLVANVLFEFDRDGYKDIRTHSLESLDRALARIAEEKLTLQKVELVGHADRMDGRGHDYNQGLSERRARTVRELLIGRGIPADRIRYEYRGDSQQVQQCAGVKPRAALLECLLPNRRVEVRLVVGRGD
- a CDS encoding SdrD B-like domain-containing protein — protein: MTYLMRGSRMAALRAWARVACGDHRVPALPGRSLRLMMAVLLLAAPALAAAADLQITNLSDTGYDPTPAGGTVVYSVTVENSAADTVNNAVVIFDLPAGAQAGAPLPATCSVAAGNPQRIECRVGTLVGTFSSNGAPVTFQLPVSTVGLAPGTIEIRGAIGVEPGLPAASTPIASLLDGDAFFAGDSNAANNRRLEATTLESAGDLSVEKTATPNPVVAGAEVTYTVTVRNAGPSASAGFTVVDTLPAAVQYVANSFSGSGWTFNSGTMTATHAGALANGGSSSFTFRARVTAASGNIVNTARVEAGSTPDPLPDNNTGSVTTTVNAGADLALSKSVNPSPAISGQPVTFNIQVRNQGPSAALNPRFVDNLPTGFLATGGTVPAGWTCTNSNGNATRTCALNGSLAVGAVADFTIESTVPASGTNSSGDVTNSATASSDTPDANSADNTGSTTFTVLADGADLSMQKTKTPALVPVWSGIGSDLDSRMTSTIVVRNMGPRPATGQVQTVDTLATGEELLQPDGSVAQPGVPFASGAWTCSVDQAYSGSSVQHVTCDLGAGSLPLAVGAQAPTLQLLTRARSSSANLLNNACTGGSGGSIEPLTGNGIDRDPETDNDCSGAGTRTTDERADLAIAKQTNGVGAADNVLAANQDTLSYTLTVTNNGPDSTTGVVVNDTVPGFVNGRTQITVTTTPAGWNCAINGASVVCRSGTTALANGATAQIVIQVQRALFDSFNQAAGTCGGTAISGAFCNTAGVGIDAAVAGSVGELNGNNNQASDWIRIARVANVATTAKTISSGTPGRAGVNTTYVMSYINRGPSTVPGVIFRDVFTLPANDSGFVLVSAQRTGAGTRACTATAGAGVTVTVDAGGTSYANPTGAPAQVTVQCPALPSLTNEQTETLQVVIRPNVNSGNTGRQFDNIADFVVDIDGDGTGDATAGTDGDGNTYDFNTDTSDDSKSAQLPFEAGQVDLITNKVDTGFTGGVDPLGYDETNPTANLITYRITIRNNGPSVATDVRLADSFTPPSGRTVTFIGASATPTGTFDPAACSVTSGSNPTVGAVQVLNCLMPGIGFSNNVAGVVASGQTSTLYLRYRYDTPPGAAGDTVSNLAQATSAEADSNTANNDASQETTIRASADVGVSKHVITTAPDADPDAALPANATSVGLRQPFFYVIDGINNGPGASLSRDRSGTSPLNGTGTVVSDTLPAGLVVVGQVTWQKKGPIPGGGGGEVPNGTGSCTQASATLTCNLGDVTVGGKLRIVVPVRWDTYPGASAINNTATITTEQVDRVPPNNTSTVPILVTRASLAGTVFEDRDRAGGNGGVRQNGEPGIAGVTIVLTGTDAYGNTVNRSTTTAADGSYSFDNLSAAGAGGYTLTQTQPTGYRNGPVDPPVAGASAPSLGGTYAAGSPNSSYTTVPVGATDAAVRYDFPEVRRPSLSGRVYADLNFNNVRDGGDPAIAGATVELLDATTGAVLATTSTDGNGAYRFDDLDPTLTYSVREPLPAGQYSNRPSAINPGQIGGAACTPGSCVAGTAVAAPGGPDAATTDRISQIQLGAGLDGTEFNFGENPSGSAIQGQVWRDDDNDGVIDPTETGLADVDVVLTGTDQNGQAVNLTTKTDATGNYSFIGLLPGTYTVTEPTQPTGTLNGKTVPGDKGGTATDVVTTPSAIATIVLGANQLGQHYDFGEVQAASLSGRVYYDNDDNGVVGSDETGIGNVRVVLTGTDDLGAAVQLTVQTDAQGRYRFENLRPGTYTVTEPDQPADTRNGITTAGTVGGATRGVATPRETVPSAISAVVLAPGAQSIDNNFGEIANTPDLVVSKIADPVKFTVNNTATYTISVRNIGPRPTAGVYQVQDRLPPGVTLAALPTGSGWTCAGAVGADRFSCDASTLIAPGQTASDRIQVQVAVGAAAATGNPVNNAVLVQGGGEDAAHSPTPTERGAFDGDVTQLPVCDPAITQNACRLPTQVQLAASVTGTVWFDVGNDDTLLDGGDRRLPNWIVELVDPTSGQVVKTTLSAADGSYRFGDVIPGQKWHIRFRDPSSGVIWAFPVSGETASGAAAPCAADAAISNGSTSSCRVSDGGISQLEVVLKAGENLPQQSLPVDPSGVVYDAVTRDPVPGAIVTLAPVGVCAGYDPATSLLNTQAGGYRIEGNAVSMTVGNDGYYQFLFGPAAPARCEFQLTVTPPGGYVFVSTLIPAEGNSLSPPGAVGSNYQVQPNALAPTGPVGTATQYYLRLFAGSATAGIVHNHIPLDTAVATGLAITKTGDRQTAEVGDTVQYTITIRQTAGSPLQMVNVVDRLPRGFTYIDGTARANGVAVPEPLGKPGPTLGFSAGPIQVGQQIALTYRVRIGVGAQQGDGINRAQAHGCSIAGGCLDPVSLQPRSGALPSNQAQYRVRVTGGVFTEEGCVLGKVFVDCNVNHVQDREEIGIPGVRLYFEDGTWVISDSEGKYSYCGLPPQSHTLKVDASTLPQGARLTTSSNRNLGDADSLFIDLKNGELHRADFIEGSCSNPVLEQVKARRTQGEVRAPETETGNAPLRFSSKPTRAPQQATDSAAQSPIVKPRGTPPPDVTVPAEVQP